A region of the Nevskiales bacterium genome:
CACCGGCGCCGACGGCCTCATGATCGGGCGCGGCGCGCTCGGCCGGCCGTGGATCTTCCGCGAGATCGCGCATTACCTGGCGCAGGGCACGCACCTGCCACCGCCCGATTCTGCCGAGATCGGTGCCACGCTGCTGCAGCATCTGGATGCGCTGCACCGCTTCTACGGCGAAGACCGCGGCCTGCGCGTGGCGCGCAAGCATATCCAGTGGTTCTGTCGCGACCTGCCGGGGCTGGATGCCTTCTGGGCCGAGGTGCGGCAGGTGGATTCGGCGGCACGACAGCGGCAGCAGGTGGCGGCGTTCTTCGCGCGCGAGGCGGAACGCCTGCCGGTGGCCGCCTGACCCCGGTCGGGCTGCGCTGATAAACTTGTGACCCGGCATGGAAGGCCCTGTACCCTGCCACGGCACGCTCTGGAAATACGCACATGGACAAGACCTACGATGTGGTTGTGATCGGCGGCGGCCCGGCCGGCTATGTGGCGGCCATCCGCTGCGCCCAGCTCGGCATGAAGACCGCCTGCATCGATGCCTGGCTCAACCGTGACGGCCAGCCGGCCTTCGGCGGCACCTGCTTGAATGCCGGCTGCATCCCCTCCAAGGCGATGCTGGAATCCTCCGAGGTTTATCACCGCGCCCGGCACGAGTTCGCACGCCACGGCGTGCTGCTCAAGGACCTGGCGCTGGACCTCGCCCAGATGCAGAAGCGCCGCGCCGAGATCGTCAGCGGTTCGACCAGCGGCATCGTTACCCTGTTCAAGGGCTATGGCGTGGATGGGTACTACGGCCGCGGCACGATCACCGCACCCGGCACGGTCAAGCTGGCGCCCAGCGACGGCAAGGGCGCAGAGCAGGTCTTCAAGGCGGGCAAGATCATCATCGCGAGCGGTTCGGAGCCGGTCGAGCTGCCGATGGCGAAATTCGACGGCGAGCGCATCGTGGATTCCTGGGGCGCGCTCGAATTCGACGAGGTGCCCAAGCGGCTCGGCGTGATCGGCGCCGGCGTGATCGGCGTCGAGCTGGGCAGTGTGTGGTCGCGGCTGGGCGCCGAGGTCGTCATCCTGGAGGCCATGGACCAGTTCCTGTGGATGGCCGACCAGCAGATCGCCAAGGAGGGCCTGCGCCAGTTCAAGAAGCAGGGCCTGGACATCCGCCTAGGCTGCAAGCTGCAGTCGGCCAAGGCCGGCAAGAGCAAGGTCAAGGTCGAATACAGCGCCGGCGACAAGACCGAAACGCTGGAGTTCGACAAGCTCATCGTCGCCGTCGGCCGTCGCCCGTACACCCGGGATCTGTTCGCGCCGGAACTCGGCATCCAGCTCAACGAGCGCGGTTTCATCGCCGTCGATGCGCATTACCAGACCAGTGTCCCGGGTATCTACGCCATCGGCGACGTGATCGGCGGCCTGATGCTGGCGCACAAGGGCTCGGAGGAGGGTGTGGTGCTGGCCGAGCAGCTGGCCGGCCAGAAGGCGCATGTGAACTACAACGCGGTGCCCTCGGTCATCTACACCAGCCCCGAGATCGCCTGGGTGGGCAAGACCGAAGAAGAGCTGAAGAAGGGCGGGATCGAGTATCGCGTCGGCACTTTCCCCTTCGGCGCCAATGGTCGTGCCAAGGCGCTGGAGCAGGCGCACGGCCTGGTCAAGATCATCGCCGATGCGAAAACGGACCGCATCCTCGGCGTACACATGATCGGCCCTTACGTGTCCGAGCTGATCGCCGAGATGGTGCTGGCCATGGAATACGACGCCAGCAGCGAAGACATCGCACGCACCATGCATGCGCACCCGAGCCTCGCCGAGGTGGTGCACGAGGCCGCGCTGGCGGTGGATGGCCGGCCCATCCACTTCGTCGCTCGGCGGCGCTAGGCGGGCGCTCAGAGTGACGCGCATCCTGGGCATCGATCCCGGCTCGCTCGTCATGGGCTATGCGGTCATCGATCAGGCCCACGGGCAGTTGCACTACGTGGCCAGCGGCTGCCTGCGGCTGCCCGCCGGACCCCTGGCGCAGCGGCTGCGCGACATCTACGAAGGCATCAGCCAGCTGATTCGCACCCATCAACCCACGGAGGTCGTCGTGGAGGAAGTGTTCGTCAGCCAGAACGTGGCCAGTGCGATCAAGCTCGGACAGGCGCGCGGCGCGGCGATCTGCGCCGCCGCCACCGCCGGCCTGCCAGTGCACGAATACACGCCCGCGGTCATCAAGCAGTCGCTGGTCGGCCACGGCCGCGCCGACAAGCGCCAGGTCCAGCATATGGTCAAGGTCCTGCTCGGGCTGCAGGGGGAATTGCAGCCGGACGCCGCGGATGCGCTGGCGGTAGCCATTTGTCACGCGCACAGCCAGGGACGGTGTGCGGCGGCCGTGCTTCCCTTCCGCCGGGGGCGCCGGTGATCGGCCAGCTGCAGGGCGTGCTGCTGCACAAGCAGCCGCCGAGCCTGCTGCTGGACGTGCAGGGTGTCGGCTACGAGCTGGACGCACCGATGTCCACCTTCTACGCCTTGCCGGCGGTGGGGCAGGGCGTCACCCTGCACACCCATCTTGCCGTGCGCGAGGATGCGCAGCAGCTCTATGGCTTTGCCACGCTCGAGGAGAAGCAGCTGTTCCGCGACCTGATCCGGGTCAGCGGCATCGGCGGCAAGCTGGCGCTGGCCATTCTCTCGGGCATTTCGGTCAAGGACTTCATCGCCACGGTGCAGCGCGGCGATGCGCAGCTCCTGACCCAGCTGCCCGGCATCGGCAAGAAGACGGCCGAGCGCTTGGTGCTCGAGCTGCGCGACCGCATTGGCAAGACCTTCGGCAGCCTGCCCGAACTGCCGGCCGTCGCGGGCGCCGATCGCGGCGCTATGGCCGATGCCTATGGCGCACTGCTCGCGCTGGGGTATAAGGAAGCCGAGGCTGCGCGCATGCTCAAGGCCGCGGGCAAGCCCGGCCTGAACAGCGAAGAACTGATCCGGCTCGCCCTGCAGAACGCGCTGAAGTAAAGCCATGCCGCCGATCGAGGAAAGCCGGCTGATCAGCCCCGCCAAGGCCGGGGAAGACGAGGTCATCGACCGCGCCATCCGCCCGCGCCGCCTGGCGGAATACATCGGCCAGACGCCCGTGCGCGAACAGATGGAGATCTTCATCGGCGCCGCGCGCAACCGCGGCGAGGCGCTGGACCATGTGCTGATCTACGGTCCGCCGGGTCTCGGCAAGACCACGCTGGCGCACATCATCGCGCACGAAATGGGCGTCAACCTGCGGCAGACCTCCGGCCCGGTGCTGGAGCGGCCCGGCGACCTGGCCGCCCTGCTGACCAACCTCGAGCCCCGCGACGTGCTGTTCGTGGACGAGATCCACCGCTTGAGCCCGATCGTCGAGGAGGTCCTGTATCCGGCGATGGAGGACTACCAGCTCGACATCATGATCGGCGAGGGGCCGGCAGCGCGCTCGATCAAACTCGATTTGCCGCCATTCACCCTGGTTGGCGCCACCACCCGCGCCGGCGCTCTGACCAGCCCGCTGCGCGACCGCTTCGGCATCGTGCAGCGCCTGGAGTACTACGCGACCGACGAGATCGGTGCGATCATCGAGCGCTCGGCCCGCATCATGAACCTGCCGATCGACGCCGAGGGGCGGCATGAAATCGCGCGTCGCTCACGCGGTACCCCCCGCATCGCCAACCGCCTGCTGCGGCGCGTGCGCGACTACGCACAGGTCAAGGCAGACGGCCGTGTCAGCGGAGCGATCGCCAGTAAGGCCATGGACGTGCTGGACGTGGATCTGCACGGCTTCGACGTGATGGACCGCAAGCTGCTGCTGGCGCTGATCGAGAAATTCGGCGGCGGCCCGACCGGCATCGAAAGCCTGGCGGCCGCGATCGGCGAGGCGCGCGACACCATCGAGGACGTGCTGGAGCCCTATCTGATCCAGCAGGGTTTCATGATGCGCACGCCGCGCGGCCGCGTGGCCACCGCGCAGGCCTACCGGCACTTCGGGCTGCGCGCGCCGTCCACGGCCGCCGGCATGACGGGCCTGTTCGAAGGTGACGGCGGCTGAACATGCAATACCCGGTTCGCGTCTACTACGAGGACACCGACGCCTCGGGCGTGGCCTACCACGCCAACTACCTGCGCTGGTTCGAGCGCGCACGCACGGAATGGCTGCGTGGCCTCGGCTTCGGGCAGGAGCGGTTGCTGCGTGAGGCGGGCATCGGCTTCACCGTCGCCTCCCTGAGCGTGCGCTACCTGCGCCCCGCGCGCCTGGACGATGAACTTATCGTCCGCACACAGGTCCTTGCCGTGGGCAAGGCCAGCATCCGCTTCGAGCAACACATACACTATGCCGGCGCAGAACCGGGCGCGGCTCTGGCCATGGCATCGGTGCGGGTGGGATGTGTGGGCGTTGGCGACTTCCGCCCGCGGCGGATGCCGGACGCCATTGAACAGGCACTCATGAAGGAACTCGGGCATGTCGGCTGATCTTTCCCTCGTGCACCTCGTCGCGCAGGCCAGCCTGCTGGTCAAGGGTGTCATGCTGGTGCTGCTGCTGGCCTCGGTCGCTTCCTGGTACATCATCGTGCTGAAGCGCGACCTGCTGCGGCATACACGCACGGACGCCGACTGGTTCGAGGGGCAGTTCTGGTCGGGCGGTAATCTGGCCTCTGTCTACCAGGCGGTGGTCAACCGCGAGAACAGCGATGCCGGCCTGCAGGGCCTGTTCCGCGCCGGCTTCGATGAGCTGAGCCGACAACGCCAGCAGCGTATCGCGAATCCCGACGATGTGCTGGCGTCGGTGCAACGCGCCATGCGCGCCTCGCTGGTGCGCGAAGTGGACCGTCTGGAAGCGGGGTTGGCGGCGTTGGCGACGATTGGTTCCACCAGCCCCTATATCGGCCTGTTCGGCACCGTGTGGGGCATCATGAATGCCTTCATCGGGCTCGGAAACGTTCAGCAGGCTACTCTGTCGATGGTTGCGCCCGGCATCGCCGAGGCACTGATCGCCACTGCCATGGGTCTGTTCGCCGCCATTCCCGCTGTGATCGCCTACAACGCCTTCACCAACCAGGTGGATCGGTTGGAGAGCCGCTACCAGGCCTTCATGGAAGAGTTTGCCGGTATCGTCATGCGTGGTATTGCGCGTGACCGTGCCGCAGGAGCGGGCTGATGGACGTCCGCCGCAAGCGCAGGCTCGCGTCCGACATCAACGTCGTGCCCTATATCGATGTGATGCTGGTGCTGGTCGTCATTTTCATGGCCACGGCGACGATCGCGCTCGGCGTCCAGGTGGACCTGCCGGAAGCGCCGGCCCAGCCGCTGGATACTACCGAGCAGGAAGAACCCATCCAGCTCACCGTGCGGCGCGACGGCGCGTTGCTGCTGAATCTGGGTGAAGCGCCGGAGCAACCGGTCAGCGCCGAGGAGGTGAAACGGATCGTCTCGATCGCGCTCAGGCACAAGCCGCAGCGTCGGGTCGTGGTCAGCGGTGACCGCAGCGCCGACTACGGCATGATCATGAACGCCATGGTGCTGCTGCAGGAGGCCGGTGCCCAGAAGGTGGGACTGCAGAGCCGTCCGCCCGAGCGCTGAACGGCAGGGGGGCGTCATTGGCTTCCGGACAGGACAATCGCGCCAAGGCGATCACGTTCGCGGTGCTGCTGCACGTGGTGCTGGCCGCGATCCTGGTTCTCGGGATCGAGTTCAGTGACTACCGCCCGCTGTCCGGACCGAAGGTGGAAATCGTCGAAGCCGAGATCATCCCTGCGCCCTCCAAGCCGCGTATCGACCCGGAAGCCGAGCGGCGCAAACGTGAAGCTGAAGAGCGCCAGCGGCGCGAAGCGCAGGAAGCCGAACGCCGCCGGCAGGCCGAGGCACGCGAGCAGCAGCAACAGGCCGATGCGCAGCGCAAACAGGCTGCGCTGGAGGCGCAGAAGAAAGCGGAAGCCGCGCGCCAGAAGGCGGAACAGGAGGCCCGGAAAAAAGCCGAGCAGGAAGCGCGCACAAAGGCCGAACAAGCGGCCCGCGCCAAGGCCCAGGCCGAGGCAGAGGCGCGGCAGAAAGCCGAGGCGGAGGCGCGTGCCCGAGCCGAGGCCGAAGCCCGGCGCAAGGCGGAGGCTGAACAGCAGGCGCGCGAGAAGGCCCTACAGGAAGCCCTCGCCCAGGAGCAGCGTGAGCGGGAACTCAATCCGCTGCGTGATGCCTACAGTGCGGCCATCAGCCAGCAGATCGCCCGCAACTGGCTCAAGCCGCCGGGCATCTCGGATGATTTAAAATGCGAGGCTCTGGTCGTTCAGCTTCCCGATGGAAGCGTCGCCAGCGCACGGATCAGCAAAAGCAGCGGCAACGCAGCGTTTGACGAGTCCGTCATCAAGGCCATATACAAGGCGGCGCCATTGCCGCAGCCGCCGATTCCCGAGGTGTTCGAGCGCGAACTCGAGATCGCGTTTTGCTCGACCGGTAACGTGTGCTGAACAAGGACCTTTACATGAAGAACAGATTTCTGCTGGTCGTCGCCTTCCTGCTGCTGTCACCTGCTGCCGGCATGTCCGCGCTGCGCGTCGAAGTGACATCCGGCGTGTCGGGCGCCGTCCCGATCGCGATCGTGCCGTTCGAGGGTGCGCAGGGGTTGCCGGTGGACATCGCCGCCGTGATCGAGCAGGACTTGGGTAACACCGGCCAGTTCAGGATACTGCAGCGTGGCGAGATGCTCGAACGTCCGGCGAGTTCACAGTTGGTCAAGTACGAGAACTGGCGCTCGGTCAAGGTCGACAACGTGGTGGTCGGCAGCCTGCAGGGCCTGGCCGATGGCGGCCTCAAGATCCGGTTCGAGGTGCTGGACGTTTACAAAGGCGCCAAGCTCGCCGGCTACGAGGTCACCTCCAGGGACGGCGCGCTGGCCCTGCGCTACACCGCGCACAAGATCGCCGACCTGATCTACGAGAAGCTCACCGGCCTGCCGGGCTATTTCACCTCACGCATCGCCTACGTCACCACGAGCGGCAGTGGCTGGAAGACGAAGTACGAGCTGTGGGTGGCCGATTACGACGGCTTTAACGAACGCAGCATCGCGCGGGCCGACGACGTGATCATGTCGCCGAGCTGGTCGCCGGATGGACGCAAGCTGGCCTACGTCGCCTTCCGCGACGGCCGTAACGAGATCTACGTGCATGAACTGGCGACCGGCCAGGCTACCCGAATCTCGTCGCGACCGGGCATCAACGGCGCGCCGGCCTGGTCGCCGGACGGCCGCAAGCTGGCCATGACGTTGTCGTATGCCGGTTCGCCGGACATTTATGTCTATGACCTGCAGACCGGTCAGCAGCAACGCATCACGGAAAGCCGCGCCATCGACACCGAGCCGAACTGGGCGCCGGACGGCAGGAGTCTGGTATTTACCTCCGATCGGGGCGGCCGCCCGCAGCTGTACCGCGTGTCCGCCGGTGGCGGTAATGCCGAGCGGCTGACGTTCGAGGGCAAGAGCAACCAGCGCGGTGTCTTCTCACCGGATGGCAAGCGACTGGCTATGGTGCATGAAAGCGAGAAGGGTTACCGTATAGCGGTTTTGGACCTGGCCAGCGGCAGACTGTCGGTGCTGAGCGATGGCCCGCTCGATGAAAGCCCGGGCTTCGCGCCGAACGGCCAGGCAATCATCTACGCCAGGGCTACGAGCGCGGGTGCCGAGCTGGCCACGATTTCAGTGGACGGGCGCGTGCAGCGGCGCCTGTCGCAACCCGGTACGGTGCGAGAGCCTGCCTGGTCACCGGCCGGCAGGTGAATCCCGGCCTTATTGGATGCCATTGACTGCCATGGGAGTTGAACGATGAAAATGCTTGATTCACGCCGACTGTTTGCGCTGGTTGCCCTCGGATGGCTGGTACTGGCTGCCTCGGGCTGCAGTACCACCACGGCCGAGGACGGCGGGGAAACGGGGGAAACCGTGGAGAGCGGCGAGGGTGGCGGCCTGGGCACCGAGGGGCTGGAGGACCGCAGCCTGGTCGGCATTGCACCGGACGAACGCGCGGCCTTCAACGATCCCAACAATCCGCTGAGCGTACGGGTGTTCTACTTCGACTTCGACAGCGATCTGGTCAAGCCGGAGTACGATCGCGCCCTGCAGGCGCATGCCGACTACATCAAGAAGGCGAAGACCCGCCTCACCATCCGCCTGGAGGGTCATGCGGACGAACGTGGCTCGCGCGAGTACAACATCGGCCTGGGCGAGCGCCGCGGCAACGCGATCAAGCGCATTCTGCAGGTCAAGGGCGTGCCTGGTGACCAGCTGGCGGTGCTGAGTTACGGCGAGGAACGCCCGGCGGATCCCGGCCATAGCGAGGACGCATGGTCCAAGAACCGCCGCGTGGAGCTGATCTATCCCCGCCAGTAGCGGGACGGGCGTGAAGAGGCGGTAAAGCGGCATGCGGCGTGTTGCAGGGTTGTTGCTGATTTCCGCCGCCCTGTGGTCAGCGGGTGCAACTGCGGCCTCCGGCTCGGTGGAGATGCGCCTGCGCGCGCTCGAATCACGGCTGCCCGATGCAGACCGGCTGGCGGCGCTGGAAAAGGCCGTGAACAGCCAGGGAGCCGGGGTGCTGGCCGCCGAGATGGAGCAGCTCAAAGCCGAGATCCGGGAATTGCGCGGACAGATCGAGCAACTCGCGCACCAGGTCCAAAAGCAACAGGAAGGGCAGCGCCAGCTGTACGGCGATCTGGACCGTCGTCTCCAGGCTCTGGAGGCGAGGGCGGCGGCACCCGTGGTGCTGCCGCCGGCACCACCGGCTTCAGCACCCGCAGCAGCCGGCGAGGCGGCGGCCGCTGGCCCGGCTGACGCGCCAGCACCACCGCCGGCGTCGCCGCTCGCCGCGACGGAGCAGAGCGAGTATCTGGCGGCGTTCGAGCTGCTGCAGCAGGGGCGGACCGTGGAAGCGATCCCGGCGCTGCAGGCCTTCCTGGCCAAGTATCCCAACGGGGCCTATACCGCGAACGCGCTGTACTGGCTGGCTGAAGCGCATTACGTCAGCAAGAACTACCCGCAGGCACTGGCGGAGTTCCAGAAGCTGGTTGACCAGCACCCCGGCAGCAACAAATTTTCGGGTGCGCTGCTCAAGATCGGCTATATCCACTACGAAATGCGCAACTACACCGAAGCCCGCGCAGTGCTCGAACGGGTGAAGTCGAGTTTCCCGGGCTCCAACGTCGGGGCACTGGCCACCGAGCGGCTGGAACGGATGCGCAAGGAAGGAGTTTGACCGCCTGCCTCCAGGCGCGACCGATGCCTTCGCCCGCCGCCACAGAGCATAACCCGGCAGCGGCCGCTGTCGAGGCGTCCGCGCGCCTGCGTATCACCGAGATCTTTCATTCCCTGCAGGGCGAGGCGCGGAGCGCCGGCCTGCCGACGGTATTCATCCGGCTGACGGGATGCCCGCTGCGCTGCGGCTATTGCGACACCGAGTATGCCTTCACGGGCGGGGAGTGGATGACGATCGGGCAGATCCTCGACCGCGTCCGAGGCTACTCAACGCGTCACATCTGCGTAACCGGCGGCGAGCCGCTGGCGCAGAAAAACTGCCTGCCGCTGCTGCGCAGGCTCTGCGAGGAGGGCTACGAGGTCTCGCTGGAAACGAGCGGCGCACTGGATATCGGCGCGGTGGATCCGCGGGTGGCACGCGTCGTGGACCTCAAGACGCCGGGTTCCGGCGAGTCGGCACGCAACCGGCTCGAAAACCTGGCGCTGCTTACGCCGCACGACCAGCTCAAGTTCGTCCTGACCGGCCGTGAGGACTACGAGTGGGCATGCCATATGCTGCGCCAGCATCGCCTGCCCGAGCGCTGCGAGGTGCTGTTCTCACCGGCCTACGGCGCGCTGAGCCCCACACAGTTGGCCGAATGGATACTGGCCGACCGGCTGCCTGTGCGCCTCCAGATCCAGCTGCACAAGCTGCTCTGGGGCGAGCGCCGCGGGGTATGAGCGTGTCGGACGCGGTCGTGTTGCTGTCCGGCGGCCTGGACTCCGCCACCGTTCTCGCCATCGCCCGCAGCGAGGGCTTCCGCTGCCATGCGCTGAGCGTGTCCTATGGCCAGCGTCATGCGGCCGAGCTGCGGGCGGCTGCGCACGTGGCCAAGGCCCTGCAGGCGGCCGAGCATCGCGAGATCCGTGTCGACCTGGGCCTGATCGGCGGCTCGGCGCTCACCGACGCCGGCATAGCCGTTCCCGAGTCGCCGACGACCGGCGTGCCGGTGACCTATGTACCCGCACGCAACACCGTGCTGCTGGCCTTGGCGCTGGCCTGGGCCGAGGTGCTGCCGGCGCGCGACATCTTCATCGGCGTTAATGCGGTGGATTATTCCGGCTATCCCGACTGCCGGCCGGACTTCATCGCAACCTTCGAGCGGCTGGCCACGCTCGCCACCCGTGCCGGCGCAGAGCAGGGCGCACGTTTTCGCATCCATACGCCACTCATGAGGCTCGGCAAGGCCGAGATCATACGCCGCGGGCTGGCGCTGGGGCTCGATTACGGGCTCACCGTTTCCTGTTACCAGGCGGATGATGCCGGCCGGGCCTGCGGGCGCTGCGATGCCTGTCGCCTGCGCGCAAGGGGCTTCGCGCAAGTCGGGGTCAGCGACCCCACGCGCTACCGCTGACTGACGTCGACAGGCTGGTGGGCCGTGCAGGAGTCGAACCTGCGACCAACTGGTTAAAAGCCAGCTGCTCTACCGGCTGAGCTAACGGCCCGCCGAAGGACGTTTCGCGTCAAGTCATCGGACGCTGCAATGTTCGCCTGCGAAGCAGGCGGCATGATACAAGACTGCCGTCAAACCACAAGCTTGAAGACAAAGTGAAAAGGCGAGGCGGCATACACCGCCTCGCCCTTCATTCCTGACCGCCCGACATTATGTCGGGCAGCAAGACTTACTGCGCGGGAGCAGCTTCCGGAGCCGGAGCAGCCTCGCCCTCGGCCGGCGCGGCCTCGGCGGGAGCGGCTTCAGCCGGTGCGGCCTCGGCAGGAGCGGCTTCAGCCGGTGCAGCCTCGGCGGGAGCGGCTTCAGGCGCGGGGGCGGCCTCGGCGGCCGGAGCTTCGGCCGGAGCCTCGGACTTCTGGCAGGCGACCAGCGCGCTGCCGGCAACGGCGATGCCCAGAACCAACATCAGACGGGAAACCAGGGTCATGGTCAGACTCTCCTTGAACGATCGTAAGTTAGGCCTATTTTTAGTTTCTTAGGAAACCCCCCCAGGGGTCTCCCGAGGGCGCGGGTAGAATATAGTTCCACGTCAAAAAAGTCATCACTTGCTTGCAGTATCCCTGCAAGCGCGGCTTGCGAAGCGATTTCTTGGAATGCAAATATTTCGCATAATGTATATTATGTTAAATAAGATATCCGCTAACGCCATTACATGGTGTGTGTCACTCGGTCCGAGCCCAGTGAGCCAGCCAGGATCGCCTCGATCTTTTTCTGCGTCTGTCCGCCATCCTGGGCGTTGAACTGGATGCCGATGCCCTGCACCCGCTTGCCCTGCGCGCCCTGCGGCGTGATCCAGATCACTTTACCGGCCACCGGCAAGCGCTCGCCGTCCATGAGTGCCAGCAGCAAAAACACCTCGTCGCCCAGCTTGTAGTTCTTGTTGGTTGGGATGAACAACCCACCATTCTTCACGAACGGCATGTAAGCGACGTAAAGGGCACTCTTGTCCTTGATGTTGAGTGTCAGGATTCCGGGTGCGGAGCCACCCGTGCCTGCGGAACCCGGCGGTGTGCTCATCGTGGCTGCCCTCTGTGCGCCGCGCGCTTCGACTTCGAGCTTTGATACCAGCTTGCCAGCAGATTCTCAAGCAGCATCTGAGGTTTGGCCTGGGTATCCAGCAGGCGCCGCGTGTCCAGGGTCAGCTGCGTGAGCTCCGGCACGGCCTGGGGCGGCAGGCTGGCGGCGAGCGCACGCAGCTGCGCTGACGCAGCACGCTGGCCGGTCAGGCGAGCCGCGGCTCCGGCCTGGATCTTCATGACGTCGAGAGCGCAGCCCTGCATCCAGTCCAACAGCTCCGGCAGGCGCTCGCTCAACGACCTGCTCCAGCGCTCGGCCAGAATCACCGGATCCTCCTGCCCACCGCACAGCGCAACCAGGGAAGCGGCCCACTCGGCCCAGGCCGGCGTGTCGGGGCAGAAGCGCGTTCGTACGGCTTCGAGCAGGTGGCCATGCCGTGCGTCCGCCTGCCCCAGGGCATCCGCGGCTGCTTCGGTCGAGGGCAGCGTGAAGCGCAGGATCAGGCAACGGCTGCGCAACGTGGCCGGCAAACTCATCCAGCGCTCGCCGACCAGCAGGATGCGGGCACCGATCGGAGGCTCCTCGAGGCTTTTCAACAGCGCGTTCGCCGAACTGCGGTTGAGGCTGTCGACGGGATCGATGATCCCGACGAGCCCGTTACCCAGCTGCGGGGTCAGGAACACGCGGCGGTTGAACTCGCGCAGGTCGTCCACCTTGAGGACCTTGCTCCCCTCCTCTTTCTCGAGCCGGAAAAGGTCGGGATGCGTGCCGGCGCACATCAGCATGCAGGCCTGGCAATGGCCACAGGGCATGCCGTCCGCAGTGCGCGCGCTGCACAGCAGCGCTTGCGCGAGCAGTGCCGCGAAATGCCGCTTGCCCGCGCCCCGTGGCCCCACCAGCAGCAAGGCATGCGCGAGCTTCTGCTGCGCTAAGGCAGCCGACACGGCCTGCCACTGCCGCTGTTGCCAGGGCAAAAGTGCCGGGTGGCTCATATTCCTGCTCGCTCCGGCAATCCGAGTCTGGCGAGCGCCCGCCGGATCTGCTGCTGGACCGCGGCCGGTGGCTGGCTGGCATCCAGCACCGCGTAGCGCAGCGGATCACACGCGGCGCGCGCCAGGTAGCACTGTCGTACCCGCTCGAAGAACGCGAGCTCTTCGTTCTCGAAGCGGTTGCCGTCGCCGCGCCCCCGCGCGCGGCGCAGGCCATCCGCCACCGGCAGGTCGAAAACCAGCACCAGGTCGGGACGCAAGCGGCCTTGCACGATTCTTTCCAGGGTCGCGACCTGCCGTTCCGGCAGCCCGCGGCCGGCCGACTGGTAGGCATAGCTGGCGTCGGTAAAACGGTCGCAAACCACCCAGGCACCCCGTGCCAGCGCCGGCCGGATGCGTTGCGCCAAGTGGGCGGCGCGCGCCGCGAACATCAGCAAGAGCTCGGCCGTTTCCGGCATGTCACGCGAGCGCTCGTCCAGCAGTAACCCACGGATGGCCTCCGCCAGCGGCGTGCCGCCCGGCTCGCGGGTCTGCTCGACGGCATGGCCGGCCGCGCGCAGGCAGTCCGCGATATAGCCCGCCTGGGTGCTCTTGCCGGCGCCCTCGATACCTTCGAGCGTGATGAACTTTCCGCGCTTCATGGTTGTTTCAGCTGGAATTTTCTCACTGCCTCGTTGTGCTCTTCCAGG
Encoded here:
- the ruvB gene encoding Holliday junction branch migration DNA helicase RuvB, coding for MPPIEESRLISPAKAGEDEVIDRAIRPRRLAEYIGQTPVREQMEIFIGAARNRGEALDHVLIYGPPGLGKTTLAHIIAHEMGVNLRQTSGPVLERPGDLAALLTNLEPRDVLFVDEIHRLSPIVEEVLYPAMEDYQLDIMIGEGPAARSIKLDLPPFTLVGATTRAGALTSPLRDRFGIVQRLEYYATDEIGAIIERSARIMNLPIDAEGRHEIARRSRGTPRIANRLLRRVRDYAQVKADGRVSGAIASKAMDVLDVDLHGFDVMDRKLLLALIEKFGGGPTGIESLAAAIGEARDTIEDVLEPYLIQQGFMMRTPRGRVATAQAYRHFGLRAPSTAAGMTGLFEGDGG
- the ruvA gene encoding Holliday junction branch migration protein RuvA, translated to MIGQLQGVLLHKQPPSLLLDVQGVGYELDAPMSTFYALPAVGQGVTLHTHLAVREDAQQLYGFATLEEKQLFRDLIRVSGIGGKLALAILSGISVKDFIATVQRGDAQLLTQLPGIGKKTAERLVLELRDRIGKTFGSLPELPAVAGADRGAMADAYGALLALGYKEAEAARMLKAAGKPGLNSEELIRLALQNALK
- the ruvC gene encoding crossover junction endodeoxyribonuclease RuvC, with translation MTRILGIDPGSLVMGYAVIDQAHGQLHYVASGCLRLPAGPLAQRLRDIYEGISQLIRTHQPTEVVVEEVFVSQNVASAIKLGQARGAAICAAATAGLPVHEYTPAVIKQSLVGHGRADKRQVQHMVKVLLGLQGELQPDAADALAVAICHAHSQGRCAAAVLPFRRGRR
- the lpdA gene encoding dihydrolipoyl dehydrogenase, producing the protein MDKTYDVVVIGGGPAGYVAAIRCAQLGMKTACIDAWLNRDGQPAFGGTCLNAGCIPSKAMLESSEVYHRARHEFARHGVLLKDLALDLAQMQKRRAEIVSGSTSGIVTLFKGYGVDGYYGRGTITAPGTVKLAPSDGKGAEQVFKAGKIIIASGSEPVELPMAKFDGERIVDSWGALEFDEVPKRLGVIGAGVIGVELGSVWSRLGAEVVILEAMDQFLWMADQQIAKEGLRQFKKQGLDIRLGCKLQSAKAGKSKVKVEYSAGDKTETLEFDKLIVAVGRRPYTRDLFAPELGIQLNERGFIAVDAHYQTSVPGIYAIGDVIGGLMLAHKGSEEGVVLAEQLAGQKAHVNYNAVPSVIYTSPEIAWVGKTEEELKKGGIEYRVGTFPFGANGRAKALEQAHGLVKIIADAKTDRILGVHMIGPYVSELIAEMVLAMEYDASSEDIARTMHAHPSLAEVVHEAALAVDGRPIHFVARRR
- a CDS encoding ExbD/TolR family protein, with the protein product MDVRRKRRLASDINVVPYIDVMLVLVVIFMATATIALGVQVDLPEAPAQPLDTTEQEEPIQLTVRRDGALLLNLGEAPEQPVSAEEVKRIVSIALRHKPQRRVVVSGDRSADYGMIMNAMVLLQEAGAQKVGLQSRPPER
- the ybgC gene encoding tol-pal system-associated acyl-CoA thioesterase; the encoded protein is MQYPVRVYYEDTDASGVAYHANYLRWFERARTEWLRGLGFGQERLLREAGIGFTVASLSVRYLRPARLDDELIVRTQVLAVGKASIRFEQHIHYAGAEPGAALAMASVRVGCVGVGDFRPRRMPDAIEQALMKELGHVG
- the tolA gene encoding cell envelope integrity protein TolA; protein product: MASGQDNRAKAITFAVLLHVVLAAILVLGIEFSDYRPLSGPKVEIVEAEIIPAPSKPRIDPEAERRKREAEERQRREAQEAERRRQAEAREQQQQADAQRKQAALEAQKKAEAARQKAEQEARKKAEQEARTKAEQAARAKAQAEAEARQKAEAEARARAEAEARRKAEAEQQAREKALQEALAQEQRERELNPLRDAYSAAISQQIARNWLKPPGISDDLKCEALVVQLPDGSVASARISKSSGNAAFDESVIKAIYKAAPLPQPPIPEVFERELEIAFCSTGNVC
- the tolQ gene encoding protein TolQ, with protein sequence MSADLSLVHLVAQASLLVKGVMLVLLLASVASWYIIVLKRDLLRHTRTDADWFEGQFWSGGNLASVYQAVVNRENSDAGLQGLFRAGFDELSRQRQQRIANPDDVLASVQRAMRASLVREVDRLEAGLAALATIGSTSPYIGLFGTVWGIMNAFIGLGNVQQATLSMVAPGIAEALIATAMGLFAAIPAVIAYNAFTNQVDRLESRYQAFMEEFAGIVMRGIARDRAAGAG